One region of Catenuloplanes indicus genomic DNA includes:
- a CDS encoding GNAT family N-acetyltransferase produces MTVREWDPRTAPDREFQALLESLNAALAADLPDDPPWRDDHLREYLAETMPSERRVCWVAEDGDGRLTGLVTVLLLGGIGVLEVLVHPRVRRTGVARRLVATAARRVFAEGFSSIGVEVVGGTPAVAFFESLGFEREYVETRSVLRLSTVDWLALGEMARGIAAGYRVEYFPGGPPDDMLEAYAVAKAELRDSDNGDLDLRPSSYDARRLRESLNVLHRRGMIPHIVLAVHERTGAVAGLTEVVVPVQRPTRADQYDTIVVQDHRGYGIDRAIKARMLFELRSAEPRLTEVQTWNAQSNVSMLKVNAELGFQPDREWCEYGADAGELVHRLEAV; encoded by the coding sequence GTGACAGTGCGCGAGTGGGATCCCCGGACGGCGCCGGACCGCGAGTTCCAGGCCCTGCTGGAGTCGCTGAACGCGGCGCTGGCGGCCGACCTGCCGGACGATCCGCCGTGGCGCGACGACCACCTCCGGGAGTACCTGGCCGAGACGATGCCGAGCGAGCGCCGGGTCTGCTGGGTCGCGGAGGACGGCGACGGGCGCCTGACCGGCCTGGTGACGGTGCTGCTGCTGGGCGGCATCGGGGTGCTGGAGGTGCTGGTCCACCCGCGGGTGCGCCGTACCGGGGTGGCCCGCCGGCTGGTCGCCACGGCCGCGCGCCGGGTCTTCGCCGAGGGGTTCTCCTCGATCGGCGTGGAGGTGGTCGGCGGCACCCCAGCCGTCGCGTTCTTCGAGTCGCTCGGCTTCGAGCGGGAGTACGTGGAGACCCGCAGCGTGCTCCGCCTGTCCACGGTGGACTGGCTGGCGCTGGGCGAGATGGCGCGCGGCATCGCGGCCGGCTACCGGGTGGAGTACTTCCCGGGCGGGCCGCCGGACGACATGCTGGAGGCGTACGCGGTGGCCAAGGCGGAGCTGCGCGACAGCGACAACGGTGACCTCGACCTGCGCCCCAGCTCGTACGACGCGCGCCGGTTGCGGGAGAGCCTGAACGTGCTGCACCGCCGCGGCATGATCCCGCACATCGTGCTGGCCGTGCACGAGCGGACCGGTGCGGTGGCCGGCCTGACCGAGGTGGTCGTGCCGGTGCAGCGCCCGACGCGCGCGGACCAGTACGACACGATCGTGGTGCAGGACCACCGCGGGTACGGCATCGACCGGGCGATCAAGGCGCGCATGCTGTTCGAGCTGCGGTCCGCGGAGCCGCGCCTGACCGAGGTGCAGACCTGGAACGCGCAGTCCAACGTGTCCATGCTGAAGGTCAACGCCGAGCTCGGTTTCCAGCCGGACCGGGAGTGGTGCGAATACGGGGCCGATGCGGGCGAACTGGTGCATCGCCTGGAAGCGGTCTGA
- a CDS encoding lytic transglycosylase domain-containing protein, whose translation MTTDAKEPPRTTGSPRPRTPTESPATTPIPATTTTAAPTTAAASAATPASASIPATVATVAPGAAPATGATPTPAAPAEPGKPAKPDATGKPTDAATGENAKPDQATRPGSGAEPDASATDGAPGAAKNGKNGTAGAGGDLGTTKTDLPPVKEPALAGSAAFGLARLTRRRLRPPTAPRHAAVPLNPLLRRFPAVHGMAQRSLDGAAAWRRGRWGRLTLPGLLLLALLGAAGTAGGVLVPAAAGDRVTEPPPAATPAPGAADTGLPVPATDVPLPPLVTDVPVAPTGSATPTAPVPGARPADALAAWAQQVGAKVDIPPVALQAYGYAEWVVAQRQPNCHLNWTTLAAIGRVESNHGRANGAALLPDGESNPPIYGLPLDGQGDRKLIPDTDQGRLDSDTTYDRAIGSMQFIPTTWALWKVDADNDGVTDPNDIDDAALAAGNYLCANDKDLSTTEDWWNAILTYNNVEPYAQSVYEAANDFGLRSQT comes from the coding sequence GTGACCACGGACGCGAAGGAGCCTCCCCGCACCACCGGCTCCCCGCGCCCACGCACCCCGACGGAGTCACCGGCCACCACCCCGATCCCGGCCACCACCACGACTGCGGCCCCCACGACCGCTGCGGCATCCGCCGCGACTCCCGCGTCGGCGTCGATTCCGGCCACCGTCGCGACCGTGGCTCCCGGTGCGGCTCCGGCCACGGGAGCGACGCCGACCCCCGCTGCTCCCGCCGAGCCGGGCAAGCCCGCGAAGCCGGACGCCACCGGCAAACCCACGGACGCCGCAACCGGCGAGAACGCGAAACCGGACCAGGCCACCCGGCCCGGCTCGGGTGCGGAGCCGGACGCCTCCGCCACGGACGGTGCCCCCGGCGCCGCCAAGAACGGCAAGAACGGCACCGCCGGTGCCGGTGGTGACCTCGGTACGACGAAGACCGACCTGCCCCCGGTGAAGGAGCCCGCGCTCGCCGGGAGCGCCGCCTTCGGACTGGCCCGGCTCACCCGGCGGCGGCTGCGTCCGCCGACCGCGCCGCGGCACGCCGCCGTCCCGCTGAATCCGCTGCTGCGCCGCTTCCCGGCCGTACACGGGATGGCACAGCGCTCGCTCGACGGTGCCGCCGCCTGGCGGCGTGGCCGGTGGGGACGCCTGACGCTGCCCGGTCTGCTGCTGCTGGCGCTGCTCGGCGCCGCCGGCACGGCCGGTGGGGTGCTGGTGCCGGCCGCGGCCGGTGACCGGGTCACGGAACCACCGCCGGCCGCGACCCCGGCGCCCGGCGCGGCCGACACCGGATTGCCCGTACCGGCCACGGACGTTCCGCTGCCGCCGCTGGTCACGGACGTGCCGGTGGCACCGACCGGCAGCGCCACGCCGACCGCGCCGGTCCCGGGGGCCCGGCCTGCGGACGCGCTCGCCGCCTGGGCGCAGCAGGTCGGCGCGAAGGTCGACATCCCGCCGGTGGCGCTGCAGGCGTACGGGTACGCGGAGTGGGTGGTCGCCCAGCGCCAGCCGAACTGCCACCTGAACTGGACCACGCTCGCGGCGATCGGCCGGGTCGAGTCGAACCACGGCCGGGCGAACGGCGCGGCGCTGCTCCCGGACGGCGAGTCGAACCCGCCGATCTACGGCCTGCCGCTGGACGGGCAGGGCGACCGCAAGCTGATCCCGGACACCGACCAGGGCCGGCTGGACAGCGACACCACGTACGACCGGGCGATCGGCTCGATGCAGTTCATCCCGACCACCTGGGCGCTGTGGAAGGTCGACGCGGACAACGACGGCGTCACCGACCCCAACGACATCGACGACGCGGCCCTGGCCGCCGGTAACTACCTGTGCGCGAACGACAAGGACCTGTCGACCACCGAGGACTGGTGGAACGCGATCCTGACCTACAACAACGTGGAGCCGTACGCCCAGTCGGTGTACGAGGCGGCGAACGACTTCGGGCTGCGCAGCCAGACGTAG
- a CDS encoding FmdB family zinc ribbon protein — protein MPRYDFRCRACGATFEVNRPMTAAADPASCPAGHDDTVKLLSTVAVAGRGGSASAPAGGGGCCGGACGCG, from the coding sequence ATGCCACGCTACGACTTCCGCTGCCGGGCCTGCGGCGCGACGTTCGAGGTCAACCGCCCGATGACCGCGGCCGCCGACCCCGCATCGTGTCCGGCCGGTCACGATGACACCGTGAAATTGCTCTCCACCGTCGCGGTCGCCGGCCGCGGCGGCTCGGCTTCGGCGCCGGCCGGCGGGGGTGGTTGCTGCGGTGGCGCGTGCGGGTGCGGATAA
- a CDS encoding adenylate/guanylate cyclase domain-containing protein, producing MDHLPSGLVTFLFTDIEGSTRLAQMLGAGYRPVLEEHRRLLREIIAAHHGTELFTEGDSFFIAFADASDAVAACLAAQRALATHAWPGAAPKVRMGLHSGYATPVGREYASPEVHRAARVAAAAHGGQVLCSAATVRLAAIPADAGLLDLGLHRLRGFDGRERLFQLTAPGLETEFPRPRTEAAAHNLPHQPTTFVGRGAECIELATLVETHRLVTVVGPGGAGKSRLAIETAGGLVERFPDGVWYVDVAPVTDSGLVAFAVAAVLGLRPEPGRPILDTLVESAANRRMLLVLDTGDAQLAAAAEVISSLLTGGTGAKVLATSREPFRVAGEVVWRIPPLSVAPGPGGAPSDAVALLMDRTSLARGGRAPSPAEVTHLARVAGRLNGLPLAIELAAARLRLLSASQLAERLDDLLGALDAGSGDTDATVAIGPAARAASAASRNRTMQATVTWSYRTLGPRAARLLRWLSVFAGPVDLPTVEWVLKDDPLDPLAVLVDKSMVQVEPHASGTLYRILDPIKAYGARRLADAGEEHFARDQHVDWSMQALQRAHVDQGGQPITLSLYALDPLADEVRAALRWTSTGGSARSGLHLAQGLDQWWRERGLAREGRLWLFRMYGRMAETGEPIPDAELALAYHMHSLHAGADGESAEEQRFAQRAEMHARRSGDPGLLVRVLSTRGGPLIFQGQYAEAERQVCEIIEWATANGVPGDALYAIYSLAELLWRRGALDEAAELLGAARNVEAGRPLERGRRGVDMLLGMIALGRGDLVAAHEHLVVALRSRMGHGFHRRACDTINAMAVRCAMGGDPVTAARLFGATAAMRSSLRSTPGIFANYWTEHQQFVRAVIGDDAFDRAYAEGNDLSLPEAAAAALAVEHPDLSSDTGRFLDAGRLLDLDTRTIELPPGRRP from the coding sequence ATGGATCACCTGCCAAGCGGCCTGGTGACGTTCTTGTTCACCGACATAGAGGGCTCAACACGGTTGGCCCAGATGCTCGGTGCGGGCTACCGGCCGGTGCTCGAAGAGCACCGGCGACTGCTGCGCGAGATCATCGCGGCGCACCACGGCACCGAGCTGTTCACCGAGGGCGACTCGTTCTTCATCGCGTTCGCCGACGCCTCGGACGCCGTCGCCGCCTGCCTGGCCGCCCAGCGCGCGCTCGCCACCCATGCCTGGCCCGGCGCCGCCCCCAAGGTCCGGATGGGCCTGCACAGCGGCTACGCCACCCCGGTCGGCCGGGAGTACGCGAGCCCGGAGGTGCACCGCGCCGCGCGGGTCGCCGCCGCCGCGCACGGTGGTCAGGTGCTCTGCTCGGCCGCGACCGTCCGGCTAGCCGCGATACCGGCCGACGCCGGGCTGCTCGACCTCGGCCTGCACCGGCTGCGCGGCTTCGACGGCCGGGAGCGCCTGTTCCAGCTGACCGCGCCCGGGCTGGAGACCGAGTTCCCGCGCCCGCGCACCGAGGCGGCCGCGCACAACCTGCCGCACCAGCCGACCACGTTCGTCGGCCGCGGCGCCGAGTGCATCGAACTCGCCACGCTCGTCGAGACCCACCGCCTGGTGACCGTGGTCGGCCCGGGCGGCGCGGGCAAGAGCCGGCTGGCCATCGAGACCGCCGGCGGCCTGGTCGAGCGCTTCCCGGACGGCGTCTGGTACGTCGATGTCGCCCCGGTCACCGACTCCGGGCTGGTCGCGTTCGCGGTCGCGGCCGTGCTCGGCCTGCGCCCGGAACCGGGCCGCCCGATCCTGGACACGCTCGTCGAATCCGCCGCGAACCGCCGCATGCTGCTCGTCCTGGACACCGGCGACGCCCAGCTGGCCGCGGCCGCCGAGGTGATCTCGTCGCTGCTGACCGGGGGTACCGGCGCGAAGGTCCTGGCCACCAGCCGTGAGCCGTTCCGGGTGGCCGGCGAGGTCGTCTGGCGCATACCGCCGCTGTCCGTGGCGCCCGGACCGGGCGGCGCACCGTCCGACGCGGTCGCGCTGCTGATGGACCGCACCTCGCTCGCCCGGGGCGGTCGCGCGCCCAGCCCGGCCGAGGTCACCCACCTGGCCCGGGTCGCCGGCCGGCTCAACGGGCTGCCGCTGGCGATCGAGCTGGCCGCGGCCCGGCTGCGCCTGCTGTCCGCCAGTCAGCTCGCCGAACGCCTGGACGACCTGCTCGGCGCGCTCGACGCCGGGTCCGGGGACACCGACGCCACGGTCGCGATCGGCCCGGCCGCGCGCGCCGCCTCGGCCGCCTCCCGCAACCGGACCATGCAGGCCACGGTCACCTGGTCGTACCGGACGCTCGGCCCGCGCGCCGCCCGGCTGCTGCGCTGGCTGTCCGTCTTCGCCGGCCCGGTCGACCTGCCCACCGTCGAGTGGGTGCTCAAGGACGACCCGCTGGACCCGCTCGCGGTGCTGGTCGACAAGTCGATGGTGCAGGTCGAGCCGCACGCGTCCGGCACGCTCTACCGCATCCTCGACCCGATCAAGGCGTACGGGGCCCGCCGCCTCGCCGACGCCGGTGAGGAGCACTTCGCCCGCGACCAGCACGTCGACTGGTCCATGCAGGCGCTCCAGCGCGCCCACGTGGACCAGGGCGGGCAGCCGATCACGCTGTCGCTCTACGCGCTCGACCCGCTGGCCGACGAGGTCCGGGCCGCGCTGCGCTGGACCTCCACCGGCGGCAGCGCCCGCTCCGGGCTGCACCTCGCGCAGGGCCTGGACCAGTGGTGGCGGGAGCGCGGCCTGGCCCGCGAGGGGCGGCTGTGGCTGTTCCGGATGTACGGGCGGATGGCCGAGACCGGCGAGCCGATCCCGGACGCCGAGCTGGCCCTGGCGTACCACATGCACTCGCTGCACGCCGGCGCAGACGGCGAGTCCGCCGAGGAACAGCGCTTCGCCCAGCGCGCCGAGATGCACGCGCGCCGCTCCGGCGACCCCGGCCTGCTGGTCCGGGTGCTGTCCACCCGCGGCGGCCCGCTGATCTTCCAGGGGCAGTACGCCGAGGCCGAACGCCAGGTCTGCGAGATCATCGAGTGGGCCACCGCGAACGGCGTGCCCGGCGACGCGCTCTACGCCATCTACAGCCTCGCCGAGCTGCTCTGGCGCCGCGGCGCGCTGGACGAGGCCGCCGAACTGCTCGGCGCCGCCCGCAACGTCGAGGCCGGCCGCCCGCTGGAGCGCGGCCGCCGCGGCGTCGACATGCTGCTCGGCATGATCGCGCTCGGCCGCGGTGACCTGGTCGCCGCACACGAGCACCTGGTCGTGGCGCTGCGCTCGCGGATGGGCCACGGCTTCCACCGCCGTGCCTGCGACACGATCAACGCGATGGCCGTGCGCTGCGCCATGGGCGGCGACCCGGTCACCGCCGCCCGCCTGTTCGGCGCCACCGCCGCGATGCGCTCGTCGCTGCGCAGCACGCCCGGTATCTTCGCGAACTACTGGACCGAGCATCAGCAGTTCGTGCGCGCGGTCATCGGTGACGACGCGTTCGACCGCGCCTACGCCGAGGGCAACGACCTCTCGCTGCCGGAGGCGGCCGCGGCCGCGCTCGCCGTCGAGCACCCGGACCTCAGCTCCGACACCGGCCGTTTCCTCGACGCCGGCCGCCTGCTCGACCTCGACACCCGCACGATCGAGCTGCCACCCGGCCGCCGCCCCTGA
- a CDS encoding phospholipase, protein MPLPQSADHIPTRTRAGTVLVTLLAVLAIASPAAAAVTPAQKAATLASFTQTAAQSYDAWNAARQDQGAWAEYGFDWATDHCSASPDRPLGFDFALSCHRHDFGYRNYKVAGAFPANKGRIDSAFYADLKRVCARYSSATRPACYSLAWVYFEAVSVFGSVSAVRQSDLDEAARLKAQGLKAEANAA, encoded by the coding sequence ATGCCCCTACCGCAGTCGGCTGACCACATCCCCACCCGCACCAGGGCCGGCACCGTCCTGGTGACGCTGCTGGCCGTGCTGGCGATCGCGAGCCCCGCCGCGGCGGCCGTGACGCCCGCGCAGAAGGCCGCGACGCTCGCGAGCTTCACCCAGACCGCCGCGCAGAGCTACGACGCCTGGAACGCGGCACGCCAGGACCAGGGCGCGTGGGCCGAGTACGGATTCGACTGGGCCACCGATCACTGCTCGGCCAGCCCGGACCGCCCGCTCGGGTTCGACTTCGCGCTCTCCTGCCACCGGCACGACTTCGGCTACCGCAACTACAAGGTGGCCGGCGCGTTCCCGGCGAACAAGGGCCGGATCGACTCGGCGTTCTACGCGGACCTGAAGCGCGTCTGCGCCCGGTACTCGTCCGCGACCCGCCCGGCCTGCTACAGCCTGGCGTGGGTCTACTTCGAGGCGGTGTCGGTCTTCGGCTCGGTCTCCGCGGTGCGGCAGTCCGACCTGGACGAGGCCGCGCGGCTGAAGGCCCAGGGGCTCAAGGCCGAGGCCAACGCGGCCTGA
- a CDS encoding 2-oxoacid:ferredoxin oxidoreductase subunit beta, protein MAEMLKLTAKDFKSDQEVRWCPGCGDYAILAAVQGFMPELNIPRERIVFISGIGCSSRFPYYMNTYGMHSIHGRAPAIATGLAATRPDLSIWVVTGDGDALSIGGNHLIHALRRNVNLKILLFNNRIYGLTKGQYSPTSELGKITKSTPVGSADAPFNPLSLALGAEAGFVARTIDSDRKHLQSVLRAAAAHRGSAFVEIYQNCNIFNDGAFEALKDAGTRDDYLIRLEHGQPITFGDSCVVHPPGGFGLSVRPAASVDPSEIVVHDQTVADPAYAFALSRLPALDLRNTPIGVFRAVARPTYDEVLQQQVADARAAATGTPEEQLTGLLHAGDTWTI, encoded by the coding sequence ATGGCTGAGATGCTGAAACTCACCGCGAAGGACTTCAAGTCCGATCAGGAGGTGCGCTGGTGCCCCGGCTGCGGTGACTACGCGATCCTGGCCGCGGTGCAGGGTTTCATGCCGGAGCTGAACATCCCGCGCGAGCGGATCGTCTTCATCTCCGGCATCGGGTGCTCGTCGCGTTTCCCGTACTACATGAACACGTACGGCATGCACTCGATCCACGGCCGCGCACCGGCGATCGCGACCGGCCTGGCCGCGACCCGGCCCGACCTGTCCATCTGGGTGGTCACCGGCGACGGCGACGCACTGTCGATCGGCGGCAACCACCTGATCCACGCGCTGCGCCGGAACGTGAACCTGAAGATCCTGCTGTTCAACAACCGGATCTACGGGCTGACGAAGGGGCAGTACTCGCCGACCTCCGAGCTCGGGAAGATCACCAAGTCGACGCCGGTCGGGTCCGCGGACGCGCCGTTCAACCCGCTCTCACTGGCGCTCGGTGCGGAGGCCGGGTTCGTCGCCCGCACCATCGACTCGGACCGCAAGCACCTCCAGTCGGTGCTGCGCGCCGCGGCCGCGCACCGGGGCTCGGCGTTCGTGGAGATCTACCAGAACTGCAACATCTTCAACGACGGCGCGTTCGAGGCCCTCAAGGACGCGGGTACGCGGGACGACTACCTGATCCGGCTGGAGCACGGGCAGCCGATCACGTTCGGCGACTCGTGCGTGGTGCACCCGCCCGGCGGCTTCGGTCTCTCGGTCCGGCCGGCCGCGTCCGTCGACCCGTCCGAGATCGTGGTGCACGACCAGACGGTGGCGGACCCGGCGTACGCGTTCGCGCTCTCCCGGCTGCCCGCGCTCGACCTGCGGAACACTCCGATCGGCGTGTTCCGTGCGGTGGCCCGCCCCACCTACGACGAGGTGCTGCAGCAGCAGGTCGCGGATGCCCGGGCCGCCGCGACCGGCACGCCCGAGGAGCAGCTGACCGGCCTGCTGCACGCGGGCGACACCTGGACGATCTGA